The Ptychodera flava strain L36383 chromosome 7, AS_Pfla_20210202, whole genome shotgun sequence DNA window TCGCCGACTCGGATAAAAACCTAGGAAAAAAGCGACAGTCGTGAATCTAATCTTGAAACAATAAACTGGCAACGTTTCCTCTTAAATCCTAAAGATAGGTCATTTATGGATTTCCTAGATCCATTATAACAGTATAGTTATCTTTGCTTTGACATTCATTGACGTTTCGTTGTTTTATAACATATCAACTCCTTGACGTTTAATTGTTTTATTATACATCAACTCATTGCTCTTTCGATGTCATCACACGAGACAAACCAGCAACGAATATTACCATGAATAATCATAATATGTATAATTAATGCACTGGCCTTATTTGCATTCTGATTAAAAATTTGCTCGAATGCTTAACCAAAATACACAATATTCCCAAGCAAAGTGCATTTTCGTCGTGGCTGTCTGTAGCTGATGTGTGAGGTGAAACTTTTAATAGCTTACCAAGGATATAAGAAGAAGAGAGCCGACGGCAGAATCATGGCCAGCATGAGGTGTCGCCAGTGCCTGAAGAAGTATGCAAAGACGACCAACGCCATGTACCCAAGtgcaaatgatacaaaaaatATTCCGCTTACGAATCCTCGTTTGGAAGGACCAACCATTTCCGTCACTGTCAAGAGAGAATGTGATCATGCGTCAGAAAACACGGAGTTGTCCTTTTTCGATCTGCAGACAGTGTTCCAAGAAAAAGTTCAGGATGTTTTGTGCTGATCGGTGATGTTGAATGTTTCCGTTCGGTATGGTATGTGCAATTCGATGTCAGATACTTTATTATTGAGTATTCGTTGTAAACATTCGcagacataaaacaaaaaagtgtaAGACAAATGACAACACATTGGTTTCATTGCTGATTCCTTCATCCTCGAAGGATGAGTGACGTGACATTGAAACGAAATTTTCACCTGCAGTTACATCGTTACAACATGCCCAATTTTGCTGGTCGATACCCttacaatatatttcatcaTCGACTGTGTTTTTTTTAGTTTTCGATAACACATTTCATAATTGTAGATAGATAATGTTGCATTCAATTTTGCCACAACTTGAATGGCAGGGTAAGTCTGCAACTCTAATTTTTTGGATTACGTCTGTCAGCTTTTTGCATGTTTAGCAAGTCATCAATTCATCTCTGTTTGCCTACTTTAAAGTCACTGACGGGTACACAACCCGGGTACACGAACTATCTAACCTAGGCAGATAAATGAAAGCCTTATCAAATACAAGGAAAAAACCTGTCACTGCAATGCTTCAAAGACTGATAAACTTGTGGTCAGAGTCTGTACACTTTCTGATATGCAGATTAGAGTTATGAATAAAAGCGGCACATCCCTAATATGACGTAACTTTCCAGCTAGAACACACAGATGGGTGTCTGAAAACCAATAATATCTTGCCGAAAACGTCCCAAATATGTCTCTCTATACCAATGCTGGCATGGATATTTTATGAGCCACGAATTTTCACATTCCTCAGACAGCGCGTAAGCGTTTCGTGAAATCTACATATATtgatttttatgcttctttAGTTAGAATATGTTTTcgattattttgtttctttttacgcttgatttgataagagtatggctgaaagtttgagcaaaagttttactcTAATGACTTTCGCTTTCAAAACGCATACTAATACTTTAAGGTGGTATGCAACGCGAAAGCTTGAACATTTGCTCAATAAAATTTActtaaggaatctttcgaccattcattatcaaaatcaagaataaaagttggggttactgtgcaaattttggtacgagagaaacaaataactcaagatttaccgatatttaaaatttaaagttgccgccatccctgtgttaactctgtgaagaaaaatacaattttcgaatttcaaaaaaaaaagccgTTAAAAAATTTTctaacaccaagagctttaaaatgaacccccgcaagtggtatatcagaaaagaattgtgaaagtttgagagtccgaatatctgtccccgaggcgtgtttTCTTTAAACTTAATAGAAGTATATAGCCGTATATATCATCATCAGATTAAAAGTCATAATACTCACGTAGGATAAATGCTGTAAGATGCATCCCATGGTGTGCCATCGCTGCAGTATaccgaaatattttgaagactgCAAAGAACGGTACTGTGGCCTCTAATATAGCACTGATCAAAAGTTGAGCTACGCATATGGTGAACGTTTTCATACGACCAATTCTGAAATGGTGACCAATTATCAACTTTCAAGTTATAGTCATTTGATCagagtatgaaaattatttACGGATTATCTTTGTAATCCTACATAGTCAAAACTAAATTTAGTCAAATCTGTGTATAGAGATCACGAATAATGAACGAGAACAAAGTTTTGGTGACCTTCAACACAAGGTGTGACTTTGTAAAGAGGATGGCCTTTTATATAAGGCATATAGAAATGAACCTTTCAAAGGGTGAGTGTATCAATGATGAATTCGGGAACAGATACCATTGAtgctaaaatatcaaatcataaaattaatCGTGAAGATCGtaaaacaccaaaaatttctGAAACTATAGTGATTCAGGAGATAAAAATTGATCGACAAAAATAAACTCATCATATTCTTGCTTTCCCTCTGAGCATTTTTTGACATATGTCATCCAGAATCAGAGATGCTGACCATTGTACGCATGTTTTGCAGCGAATTGGAGCAATTAAATGCTGTCGATGACCATGAAAGCGAGATGGCTGTTCTGGAGAGGGCCTTTGATACGTAAAATGTTACCGGACTACTGGAGTGCCCGCTATGAAGAGAAAACTGGTCTGTAAGGGCGACCTCTAAGACAGCTTTGACTGTAATGtatgtaaatgttttgattCCTTTGTTTCAGTCACTTTGTGTTTACTTAAAGTACGTCTCGTGATGTCTTAAAGAAAGAAGGAAATACCGGTATCGGTGATAATCGGACGATGTAAACGTCAGTCATAAAATCGGATAACTCAAGAATGCATGTTTCTTGTCCTTCCCATGGGCGTTTTAATAACAAATAGTTGCTAATTTGtacatacagaaaaaaaacgtTTAGAATGAAAGTCGCTGTGTTTGATTGTTGGCCTGTTATACAAACATAATTCAACCGCTTTTCAATACTGTTGCTTTATTTAATCACAGTCCTATGGCCTTCGTGGGATCTACTCACTATACATCTTACGAATTGTAACACGTTATGTTATCCTGTTAGCCAGTGCACCACAAAGCGTATTGTAGCTGGTATTGTTAAGAAATACTTTATTTCTCCTCAGTGagaaataattttcataaacaCTTTGAACAGTCCTTATTCATGAGTGGAATTATATTACAAGTCATCTTTTCAGTTAACCTTAGACACAAAATTGTGTGAATTCCAGTGAAAGCTGATACATGATATTCTAGTAACAAATGTCACCCTTTTTAAAATGACGCCACCTAGAGTTCCCTCACGAGCTTGCACTTTTTGCAGACAATGAGGAACTCCTAGCTAACTGCTTTTTCACTGTAACTATGTCAGCCATTTTTGGAGAATTTTTAGTGATAAATTTGGAAGAGGGCTGGGTTTGCAGACTCCTCTGAATCCTAGACTGTTTTGCTCGGAAATTCACAGTCTCCGAAGATTGTTAACTTCTTATTTAAAGTTGTCTTGCTTATCTGTCAATCGCTCTATCTGTACGTGCGGATGGGTAGTCCCATAGTGTATCGCATAGATTTCATTATCCTATGTAGTATATATGTTCAAATTTATTCCGTCGATTTACCTGTCTGATAGCGGTCCAAAGATGATATTACCCGTCAGGCTGCCAGCTAGGTGAACTGATGTTGCCAGAGCGTTGAGATAGGATCTGTCACAGACCAGGTCAAActgacagaaaagacaaacatGTATTGGGGTACATCTCTGTTTCGTCACATGATCTGCTCAAAGGGAGGGGATTTTTGGAACTGCGACTGTAAGACTTTCTTGCTCAACAACGATGTATTTTATGCACGATATCCAGATGCATCTCGTCagatagctgcaacattttaattttacgaTGTACGTTATGGCCGGCATGTTTTAAATCGCCAAAATGCAATGGATAAAGTTTTGGTCGTATGAGTCCCATTAAGCGCATTTCAGACGACCTGTGGGTAACAGATGTTGAGACAACATCGGGCCGAACATCGGTTTTGGGTAAATTACTCTGAAACACTAGATGTGAAGTTAAATGTACTCATGTGAAATGTCGCTCTTTATCCACATGATATTTCCTGTGATTGGTTTGtgcaatcatagaccctcgagggtctatggtcccATTTTCATTGTTGGTACAACAACCATGATCAAATGCGTCTgggtaccagatttcacttcaATCTAATCTGCCGATCTGTGTTTAAACGCACAAATAACAGAAAGACAGAAACAAACAAGCACACTTCAACATGGACGTCAATACAACACTGACGTCAATACAACATCAATATGACACCAGCGCACTTGGCTTATGATGGGAGGCTAGGCTGGCTGGGTAGTCATCGTACGACGCACTTTGACCAGTGTATGTATTGTACCAGGGCCCCTCTATCACCAATGGATGTGTCTTACATAACCACACCACAATAGAGGTGAAGATAAACCATGTCGATAAGAAGGAGCagaattcaaaaaaattaaaaattatttttaaattgccATTTAGAAACAGCCGTTTAGAAATTATAACAAGCGAGGTTTTTATATCTGATATGTTCTTATAAGGTATTTGTGACATACAGGTGTATTGGAATATTGAAAGGGAGTGAAATCCACTTTGCAACTGCTCTCCTCGGCCGCTTTGAAAATTTCCACTCCCGTCCGCAAGCATGTCCTGTCATCATCAAGGAAATCTCTGTACCCCCTGCTACATCAACAAAATTTGGTTACAAAAACACAATATACCCACCTCCTGAATTACAGTTGACTTGTACTGAGATGTGTCGTACTCCCAGCCATGGTCACAATATTTTGTCATCGTTGAGTTATTGGAAGATTCATTGAAAGCCTGAAGAGCAGTGTTTTCATATCTTAAGCAGTTGCTAAATTTCCAACTTGCCTGACAACCATCGTTCAATGTTTCCCTAGGTATTGTAAGGTCTCTGACTGTGTTCACACAATTGCTGCTGATATTCAAAGATTCACAGGTCTCCAGCCAAAGCTCGGAGTCCGGCACTTTGCACCAGTGGTCTGTGTCAGCCTGGATGAAGACCGTTGagatgagattcattgcaaccACGATGTTCGCCAAGCAAAATAGAATACAACTCCGTTTCTGGAAGGCGCCAAACTCACCGACCGCGTTCTTCAAGACATCGTCGAAAGCTGTCATGTTGACTTCAGCCTGAAAAGAAAACCTGCCTGCTTGTATTTGTATCGATCAGATACCCCGATTCGTAAAGTAGTAAATGGTAAACCTGTGTGACTCTTAGATAAGGCTGATAGGGGCTTCTCTGAACAAACATCCCACGAGAAATGAACAGAGTATGCCTCAAGATATCAAACACTCGTGTCTTGATAAACTGACGTTGTAATCACGATGATGCAATTTGCTATGTCACCATTGTGTTGTGGTTGATTATCGTTACCTCTATAAACCTcgataaacaaaattataaggCTGTCCGACAGATAATACCAAATAAAAGAATTATGACTAATGACAA harbors:
- the LOC139136787 gene encoding organic cation transporter protein-like, coding for MTAFDDVLKNAVGEFGAFQKRSCILFCLANIVVAMNLISTVFIQADTDHWCKVPDSELWLETCESLNISSNCVNTVRDLTIPRETLNDGCQASWKFSNCLRYENTALQAFNESSNNSTMTKYCDHGWEYDTSQYKSTVIQEFDLVCDRSYLNALATSVHLAGSLTGNIIFGPLSDRIGRMKTFTICVAQLLISAILEATVPFFAVFKIFRYTAAMAHHGMHLTAFILLTEMVGPSKRGFVSGIFFVSFALGYMALVVFAYFFRHWRHLMLAMILPSALFFLYPWFLSESARWLLAVGKTRQAETVMRRMARVNGMTVSDDMFTALNGKANDYVKKTTTKQKSTSGTFDLFRYPNIRKKTIISSFLWFSSSLTYYGLVLSATSLAGNDYLNVVVAGAVEVPATIVIMLLIDTRLGRRFSFCGTSLLSGMVFICIIVVPKCGDILWVNTVLNMVGKCTITAIYSLAYIYVAELYPTEVRTVGVSFGSMVAMCGAVLSPQVLLARKLWEPLPEVIFASMISIAGFLVLLLPETRGKKLIQTVEEGEDIGRKAHSDAV